A window of Acropora muricata isolate sample 2 chromosome 3, ASM3666990v1, whole genome shotgun sequence contains these coding sequences:
- the LOC136911887 gene encoding uncharacterized protein yields the protein MAGITISALTSFFSDEPKSIQRGENRYKSDHIESFQYSHGIIRGSVHASMKSYKVTICLDGSEIKSAECECPRGNYKCSHAAALIIHGIHNLSRTDVECEWKKQKAPDQVKSVEELYPCPKEYNCLEREISNEDRSLFYQELKKYGNFTGTLWLLSPEPEKSNVLPVITVEDIVLSEEFVNHVDKKSYLAEKLRVSEDQRIALNKATIGQRDNPCWHVIRKGRLTASNFGSVLHCKRVTQSLIK from the exons ATGGCGGGTATAACGATAAGTGCACTCACTTCTTTCTTCTCTGATGAGCCGAAGTCGATTCAGCGTGGCGAAAATCGTTATAAGTCCGACCATATAGAGTCTTTTCAGTATTCTCATGGAATAATCAGAGGATCGGTGCATGCAAGTATGAAGTCTTACAAGGTCACG ATTTGTCTCGATGGAAGTGAGATAAAGTCTGCTGAATGTGAATGTCCCCGAGGAAACTATAAATGCAGCCATGCTGCGGCGCTGATCATTCACGGCATTCACAACTTGAGTCGGACGGATGTGGAATGCGAATGGAAAAAGCAGAAAGCTCCAGACCAAGTCAAGTCTGTTGAAGAATTATATCCTTGCCCAAAGGAGTATAATTGTCTTGAGAGGGAAATAAGCAATGAAGATCGTTCTTTGTTCTATCAGGAATTAAAAAAGTACGGCAACTTTACCGGGACTTTGTGGCTTCTCTCTCCCGAACCTGAAAAGAGCAACGTCCTGCCTGTGATTACTGTTGAAGACATAGTGTTATCAGAGGAATTTGTAAATCATGTGGATAAGAAGAGTTACCTTGCCGAGAAACTCCGCGTCTCTGAAGATCAGCGTATAGCCTTAAATAAAGCCACAATTGGGCAGCGAGACAATCCCTGTTGGCACGTGATACGGAAAGGGAGACTAACGGCGAGTAATTTTGGTTCTGTACTGCACTGTAAGAGAGTCACTCAATCCCTTATAAAATGA